One region of Microbacterium sufflavum genomic DNA includes:
- a CDS encoding FAD-binding oxidoreductase gives MSVVPLLQQALGALVDTDEDALERARSDRSGHAAEGRPLAIVHAERVEHVQETLRIASATRTPVVVRGAGTGLAGAANAGEGEIVLSLRRMTAIHKVRPDDLLAVVEPGILNAELNAHLASFGLWWAPDPASRDISTVGGNIATGAGGLLCAKYGVVRDAVLGVDLVLADGRLLHLGHRSVKGVTGLDLTALVVGSEGILGVVVGATLKLRRLVPGESCTVTALFPGVRAAAAASAAVTAAGVQPAIMELMDAPSLAAVHALLGLPAPTPGTAQLTIQTDGPAAAAEADAIDAILRANDGVTEVSHDRAEGERLLAIRRSMHAAMASLGTTLIEDVSVPRSAMPAMFDEIARIEREYGLVIPTVAHAGDGNLHPNFVFEGPETPAHVWAAADELFRAAIRLGGTLTGEHGIGVLKRRWLAEELGDDQWRLQRDIAAVFDPLGILNPGKVFVPDA, from the coding sequence GTGAGCGTCGTCCCGCTGCTGCAGCAGGCGCTCGGCGCGCTCGTCGACACCGACGAGGACGCGCTCGAACGGGCGCGCTCCGACCGCTCCGGCCATGCCGCCGAGGGGCGCCCGCTGGCGATCGTGCATGCCGAGCGCGTGGAGCACGTGCAGGAGACCCTGCGCATCGCCTCGGCGACGCGCACGCCCGTGGTGGTCCGCGGCGCCGGCACGGGCCTCGCCGGGGCGGCCAACGCGGGCGAGGGTGAGATCGTGCTGTCGCTGCGACGCATGACGGCGATCCACAAGGTCCGCCCCGATGATCTGCTGGCCGTGGTCGAGCCCGGCATCCTCAACGCGGAGCTCAATGCCCACCTCGCGTCCTTCGGCCTGTGGTGGGCACCCGACCCCGCGAGCCGCGACATCTCGACGGTCGGCGGCAACATCGCCACGGGCGCGGGAGGACTGCTCTGCGCGAAGTACGGCGTCGTGCGGGATGCCGTCCTCGGCGTCGACCTCGTACTGGCCGACGGGCGGCTTCTGCACCTGGGGCATCGCAGCGTCAAGGGCGTCACGGGCCTCGACCTGACGGCTCTCGTCGTGGGTTCGGAGGGCATCCTCGGCGTCGTGGTCGGCGCGACGCTCAAGCTCCGGCGGCTCGTCCCCGGCGAGAGCTGCACTGTGACGGCTCTGTTCCCCGGAGTCCGCGCCGCGGCCGCCGCCTCAGCCGCCGTGACCGCCGCCGGGGTGCAGCCCGCGATCATGGAGCTCATGGACGCCCCGAGCCTCGCGGCCGTGCACGCTCTGCTCGGCCTGCCGGCGCCGACGCCCGGCACGGCGCAGCTGACCATCCAGACCGACGGGCCCGCGGCGGCCGCCGAGGCCGACGCGATCGACGCCATCCTGCGCGCCAACGACGGCGTCACGGAGGTGTCGCACGATCGCGCGGAGGGCGAGCGGCTGCTTGCGATCCGCCGGTCCATGCACGCCGCGATGGCCTCCCTCGGCACCACCCTGATCGAAGACGTCTCCGTGCCGCGGAGCGCCATGCCGGCGATGTTCGACGAGATCGCCCGCATCGAGCGCGAGTACGGTCTCGTGATCCCCACGGTCGCGCACGCGGGGGACGGCAATCTGCACCCGAACTTCGTGTTCGAGGGACCCGAGACCCCGGCACACGTCTGGGCCGCCGCCGATGAGCTGTTCCGCGCGGCGATCCGCCTGGGTGGCACGCTCACGGGCGAGCACGGCATCGGGGTGCTCAAGCGGCGCTGGCTTGCGGAGGAGCTCGGCGACGACCAGTGGCGGCTGCAGCGCGACATCGCCGCCGTCTTCGATCCGCTCGGGATCCTCAACCCAGGGAAGGTGTTCGTCCCCGATGCCTGA
- a CDS encoding N-acetylglucosamine-6-phosphate deacetylase: MTTHSSATGSLVVHSARIVDRGEVTDDGWVRIENGVVVSRGTGSEWESADEVVDAAEAAGPGAVLTPGFIDIHGHGGAGAAYDDGIDAIRTGRDLHRAHGTTRAVISLVTGTLDALAESVATIADLTETDVDVLGSHLEGPFLDPGHHGAHEPSLLRHPSERDVARLLDAGRGTVRQVTIAPELPGGLDAVRQIVASGAAAAVGHTDADADMAIAAFEAGASILTHAFNAMNGIHHRAPGPVLAAAADHRVILEAIADDIHLDPAVVKLVFDAAPTRVALITDAMAAAGSADGQYDLGAVRVTVLDGVARADDTGSIAGSTLTQDVALQRAVRAGVPLTEAVRALTETPARAVGRHTRLGALRAGMLGDAVLLDARLRVARVWTGQALSA; encoded by the coding sequence TTGACCACCCACTCCTCCGCGACCGGCTCGCTGGTCGTCCACTCCGCCCGCATCGTCGACCGCGGTGAGGTCACCGACGACGGATGGGTCCGCATCGAGAACGGCGTCGTCGTCTCGCGCGGCACCGGGTCGGAGTGGGAGTCCGCGGACGAGGTGGTCGACGCGGCGGAGGCCGCAGGTCCCGGCGCCGTGCTGACCCCCGGCTTCATCGACATCCACGGCCACGGCGGCGCCGGTGCCGCGTACGACGACGGCATCGACGCGATCCGGACCGGGCGCGACCTGCACCGCGCGCACGGCACGACCCGCGCCGTCATCTCGCTGGTGACCGGAACGCTGGACGCACTGGCGGAGAGCGTCGCGACCATCGCCGACCTCACCGAGACCGACGTCGACGTGCTCGGCTCGCACCTCGAGGGCCCGTTCCTCGACCCCGGCCACCACGGCGCGCACGAGCCGTCGCTGCTGCGCCACCCCTCCGAGCGGGACGTCGCCCGGCTGCTGGACGCGGGGCGCGGCACCGTGCGCCAGGTGACGATCGCGCCGGAGCTGCCGGGAGGGCTGGACGCCGTGCGGCAGATCGTCGCCTCCGGCGCAGCGGCCGCCGTGGGGCACACCGACGCCGACGCCGACATGGCGATCGCGGCGTTCGAGGCGGGAGCGTCGATCCTCACCCACGCGTTCAACGCGATGAACGGCATCCACCACCGCGCCCCTGGCCCCGTGCTCGCCGCGGCCGCCGATCACCGGGTGATCCTCGAGGCGATCGCGGACGACATCCACCTCGACCCCGCTGTCGTGAAGCTCGTGTTCGACGCGGCGCCGACCAGGGTCGCGCTGATCACCGACGCCATGGCCGCCGCGGGCAGCGCCGACGGGCAGTACGACCTCGGCGCCGTTCGCGTGACGGTCCTCGACGGGGTGGCGCGCGCCGACGACACGGGCTCGATCGCCGGGTCGACGCTCACGCAGGATGTGGCACTGCAGCGCGCCGTACGCGCGGGGGTGCCCCTGACCGAGGCGGTGCGCGCGCTCACCGAGACACCGGCGAGGGCCGTCGGACGGCACACGCGTCTCGGCGCGCTGCGCGCGGGCATGCTCGGCGACGCCGTGCTGCTCGATGCGAGGCTGCGCGTCGCGCGGGTCTGGACGGGCCAGGCACTGTCCGCCTAG
- a CDS encoding DUF6882 domain-containing protein, with protein MTFAALQPLADRAALFTALRQDALSAAADALGEHRWDADLTAGTLTFTANADPTRQLVTRAHLIATIAPGPRSLLWAWAHPQGDPQGVAAQLRAYGTEHGVAELTSPEVPFPAEASGDADWIAQAAHTVGGVAVELTGRSPYYSAPVDGGTRAVFLLDAPLAPLTVADAVVALPRVLSGAALPDARTSVWDLARLAGWTLTWTDEAFSGATVVDTSGTATFRFDEQARISGVESSLHGR; from the coding sequence ATGACCTTCGCCGCCCTCCAGCCGCTCGCCGACCGTGCCGCCCTGTTCACCGCGCTCCGCCAGGACGCCCTCTCCGCGGCTGCCGATGCGCTCGGCGAGCACCGCTGGGATGCCGACCTGACTGCGGGCACGCTCACGTTCACGGCGAACGCGGATCCCACGCGGCAGCTGGTGACCCGCGCCCACCTGATCGCGACGATCGCCCCGGGGCCGCGCTCGCTGCTGTGGGCGTGGGCGCACCCGCAGGGCGACCCCCAGGGTGTCGCGGCCCAGCTGCGCGCGTACGGCACCGAGCACGGGGTCGCCGAGCTGACCTCCCCCGAGGTGCCGTTCCCGGCCGAGGCCTCGGGCGACGCGGACTGGATCGCGCAGGCGGCGCACACGGTCGGCGGGGTCGCGGTCGAGCTGACCGGGCGCTCCCCGTACTACTCCGCGCCGGTCGACGGCGGCACGCGCGCGGTGTTCCTCCTCGACGCACCGCTGGCGCCGCTCACGGTGGCCGACGCCGTGGTCGCGCTCCCCCGCGTGCTCTCCGGTGCGGCGCTGCCCGACGCCCGGACGTCGGTGTGGGACCTCGCCCGTCTGGCCGGCTGGACGCTCACGTGGACCGACGAGGCGTTCTCCGGTGCGACCGTGGTCGACACGAGCGGCACCGCGACGTTCCGTTTCGACGAGCAGGCGCGCATCAGCGGCGTCGAGAGCTCGCTGCACGGTCGCTGA
- a CDS encoding bifunctional methylenetetrahydrofolate dehydrogenase/methenyltetrahydrofolate cyclohydrolase, translated as MTAKILDGKAAAAEIRAELTERVAALKERGITPGIATVLVGADPASQLYVGMKHRQSEAIGMNSIQRELPADATQEDVEALIDELNSDPACHGYIVQLPLPKHLDTDAILERIDPAKDADGLHPTNLGRLVLNVNAPIHTPLPCTPRGVIDLLLRNDYDLKGKHVVVVGRGVTIGRSIGLLLTRRDLNATVTLTHTGTVDMPRYLREADVIVAAAGVKHLIRAEDVKPGAAVLDVGVTRETDPETGKSLVFGDVAPDVAEVAGYLSPNPGGVGPMTVALLMTNVVEAAERAV; from the coding sequence ATGACCGCGAAGATCCTGGACGGGAAGGCCGCCGCGGCCGAGATCCGGGCCGAGCTGACCGAGCGGGTCGCCGCACTGAAAGAGCGCGGGATCACGCCGGGCATCGCGACCGTGCTCGTCGGTGCCGACCCGGCCTCGCAGCTGTACGTCGGCATGAAGCACCGGCAGTCCGAGGCGATCGGCATGAACTCGATCCAGCGCGAGCTGCCCGCCGACGCGACCCAGGAGGACGTCGAGGCGCTGATCGACGAGCTCAACTCCGACCCCGCCTGCCACGGCTACATCGTGCAGCTCCCGCTGCCGAAGCACCTCGACACCGACGCCATCCTGGAGCGGATCGACCCGGCGAAGGACGCCGACGGCCTGCACCCGACCAACCTCGGCCGGCTCGTGCTCAACGTCAACGCGCCCATCCACACGCCGCTGCCGTGCACGCCGCGCGGGGTGATCGATCTGCTGCTGCGCAACGACTACGACCTGAAGGGGAAGCACGTGGTGGTGGTCGGCCGTGGCGTCACGATCGGCCGCTCGATCGGGCTGCTGCTGACCCGCCGTGACCTCAACGCCACCGTCACGCTCACCCACACCGGCACGGTCGACATGCCGCGCTACCTGCGGGAGGCCGACGTGATCGTGGCCGCCGCGGGCGTGAAGCACCTCATCCGCGCCGAGGACGTGAAGCCGGGCGCCGCCGTGCTCGACGTGGGCGTGACCCGCGAGACCGACCCGGAGACGGGCAAGAGCCTGGTGTTCGGCGATGTCGCGCCCGATGTGGCGGAGGTCGCCGGCTATCTGTCGCCCAACCCCGGCGGCGTCGGACCGATGACGGTGGCGCTGCTCATGACCAACGTGGTCGAAGCCGCCGAGCGCGCGGTCTGA
- a CDS encoding sigma-70 family RNA polymerase sigma factor: protein MIVHRENTTPDEPIGDADLILRTRSGDTTAFGELWKRHYPSGIAVARSVTSSIDPDDLVQEAYTRIYQAIAKGGGPNGSFRAYLFTSIRNTAAAWGRSRRETAIDELDTVADPSSTENASNEALDRSLTAQAFRSLPSRWQEVLWYTEIEQMKPQEVAPLLGMKAGAVSQLAFRAREGLREAWIQAHLRSATPGSDCQWTIEHLGAYSRGNLGTRDHKRLELHLDECARCMIVAAEAKDVSMRLALVMLPLVLGVAGAGGYLATLQGGGAPIVAMAAMPSSIAGGVLVGDGGAGHAATGVAASGSGASGGSGSAGGSSAGGGSASTGGAFTGMGALVGAGSAALVVAGVVTAAAIVPGLAGASPATSLPSAADGDSSITTDIAPDTSLGLDEPIVIEAPAEEPPAPPAAEVPTPQPTEQSGTVVVPSAQPVAPIAPPEQVDPTDPTDPTDPTDPTDPTDPVEPAKPTEGPQWSAATISFTGIQLHYTVPVSGAPGLQVEALIDGATGGGDSITLDDAGTGTIDLRPTARQLWNADTTTVTFRYVFPDGPGASTDTTLLSLALETPVVPEQPAEDTAPVGDTTAAADAAVVPDAAASAPAPADAEAAPAEPAPAPVEPAPAPVEPASVPAPVEAAPAEAAPAPVEAVATLSEPVAAAAEGSTIAE, encoded by the coding sequence ATGATTGTGCACCGAGAGAACACCACACCTGACGAGCCCATCGGCGATGCCGACCTGATCCTCCGCACCCGCTCCGGCGACACGACGGCGTTCGGCGAACTCTGGAAGCGTCACTACCCGTCCGGCATCGCCGTCGCACGATCGGTGACCTCGTCGATCGACCCGGACGATCTGGTGCAGGAGGCGTACACCCGCATCTACCAGGCGATCGCCAAGGGCGGTGGGCCCAACGGGTCGTTCCGCGCCTACCTGTTCACGAGCATCCGCAACACCGCCGCCGCGTGGGGACGCTCGCGCCGCGAGACCGCGATCGACGAGCTCGACACGGTGGCCGACCCGAGCAGCACCGAGAACGCCTCCAACGAGGCGCTCGACCGCAGCCTGACGGCGCAGGCATTCCGCAGCCTTCCCTCGCGCTGGCAGGAAGTGCTCTGGTACACCGAGATCGAGCAGATGAAGCCGCAGGAGGTCGCACCGCTGCTCGGCATGAAGGCGGGCGCCGTCTCCCAGCTCGCGTTCCGCGCGCGCGAGGGTCTGCGCGAGGCGTGGATCCAGGCGCACCTGCGCAGCGCGACCCCCGGGTCGGACTGCCAGTGGACGATCGAGCACCTCGGCGCGTACTCCCGCGGCAACCTCGGCACGCGCGACCACAAGCGCCTCGAACTCCACCTCGACGAGTGCGCGCGCTGCATGATCGTCGCCGCCGAGGCCAAGGACGTCTCGATGCGCCTCGCGCTCGTCATGCTGCCGCTGGTGCTCGGCGTCGCGGGTGCCGGTGGCTACCTCGCGACCCTGCAGGGCGGTGGCGCTCCGATCGTCGCGATGGCGGCCATGCCGTCGAGCATCGCCGGCGGCGTGCTGGTCGGCGATGGCGGGGCGGGGCACGCGGCAACGGGTGTCGCCGCGTCCGGTTCCGGCGCGTCCGGTGGGTCCGGCTCCGCGGGGGGCAGCAGCGCCGGCGGTGGAAGCGCGAGCACCGGAGGGGCGTTCACGGGCATGGGAGCGCTGGTCGGCGCGGGGTCGGCCGCGCTGGTGGTCGCCGGGGTCGTCACCGCTGCCGCGATCGTTCCCGGTCTCGCCGGCGCCAGCCCCGCGACGTCGCTCCCGAGCGCCGCGGACGGCGACTCCTCGATCACGACCGACATCGCGCCCGACACGTCGCTCGGGCTCGACGAGCCCATCGTGATCGAGGCGCCCGCGGAGGAACCTCCCGCTCCTCCGGCCGCCGAGGTGCCGACACCGCAGCCGACCGAGCAGTCCGGCACCGTCGTCGTCCCGTCGGCGCAACCCGTCGCACCGATCGCGCCGCCCGAGCAGGTGGACCCGACCGACCCGACCGATCCGACCGACCCCACGGACCCGACCGATCCCACGGACCCGGTCGAGCCCGCGAAGCCGACGGAAGGGCCGCAGTGGAGCGCCGCGACCATCTCCTTCACCGGGATCCAGCTGCACTACACGGTGCCCGTCTCCGGAGCCCCGGGTCTCCAGGTGGAGGCGCTGATCGACGGCGCCACCGGTGGCGGCGACAGCATCACGCTGGATGATGCCGGCACGGGGACCATCGATCTCCGCCCGACCGCGCGTCAGCTGTGGAACGCGGACACCACCACGGTCACCTTCCGCTACGTGTTCCCGGACGGACCGGGGGCCTCGACAGACACCACGCTGCTGTCCCTCGCGCTCGAGACGCCCGTCGTCCCGGAGCAGCCCGCCGAGGACACCGCGCCCGTCGGCGACACGACGGCCGCGGCGGATGCGGCCGTCGTCCCCGACGCGGCAGCGTCCGCTCCGGCACCGGCCGACGCGGAGGCCGCTCCGGCCGAGCCCGCTCCGGCCCCCGTCGAGCCCGCACCGGCCCCCGTCGAGCCCGCGTCGGTTCCGGCCCCGGTCGAGGCTGCACCAGCCGAGGCTGCACCGGCTCCCGTCGAGGCCGTCGCGACCCTCTCCGAGCCCGTCGCTGCGGCGGCAGAGGGCTCGACGATCGCCGAATAG
- a CDS encoding YrdB family protein: protein MTPDPAPVPGVERQALTALDLVRVVVLIAAIASLALWGFASWDLPWNIVIGIGAPVTALLLWALFLSPRPVLRVHPFLRALVELLIYVGVTIAWWSMGQALIGTAFALVAVVAGVLSGRRALT, encoded by the coding sequence ATGACTCCGGATCCCGCCCCCGTCCCCGGCGTCGAACGTCAGGCGCTGACCGCGCTCGACCTCGTGCGCGTCGTCGTCCTGATCGCGGCGATCGCCTCTCTCGCCCTGTGGGGCTTCGCGAGCTGGGACCTGCCGTGGAACATCGTGATCGGCATCGGCGCGCCGGTCACGGCCCTGCTGCTGTGGGCACTGTTCCTGTCGCCCCGCCCCGTCCTGCGCGTGCACCCGTTCCTGCGTGCGCTGGTCGAACTGCTCATCTACGTGGGCGTGACGATCGCGTGGTGGTCCATGGGCCAGGCCCTGATCGGCACCGCCTTCGCCCTCGTCGCCGTGGTCGCCGGTGTTCTGAGCGGTCGCCGCGCCCTGACGTGA
- a CDS encoding MFS transporter, producing MIRGLAAMQDRNFRWFFLARAITMITGSMSSIALAFAVLEIDNDARSLSIVLAAFTVSNIVFVLFGGVIADRLPRALIIQSCYVVDILSIGAMAALLFTGTATVPLVAILSVVNGASTAFVLPAMQGIIPQLTTPEHLQQANAMLSFVRSAVTIGGPVIAGVVVAAAGPAWAMVVQAAGWLVAIPVLALVKLPPPAAEGGTTMFHDLRIGWHEFWSRSWLWTIVLAFMIMNAIHVGAWGVVGPYIAKNDDRLGITGWGWVLSAEGVGVLLMTVLLMWVPLRRPLRYGMIGMAAFAIPLTVLGVHPGVVLLAMAAFLAGAGAEVFATGWNLAMMENVPGEKLSRVASYDMLGSFVVMPIGTLLYGWLITQADPATVLIASGAVYGTIALATLAVPSVWRMGRPAAAVAPARAEVVDS from the coding sequence ATGATCCGCGGTCTCGCGGCGATGCAGGACCGCAACTTCCGCTGGTTCTTCCTGGCGCGGGCGATCACGATGATCACCGGCTCGATGTCGTCGATCGCGCTGGCCTTCGCGGTGCTGGAGATCGACAACGACGCCCGGTCGCTGTCGATCGTGCTGGCCGCGTTCACCGTCAGCAACATCGTGTTCGTGCTGTTCGGCGGGGTCATCGCCGATCGCCTGCCGCGCGCGCTCATCATCCAGTCCTGCTACGTCGTCGACATCCTGTCGATCGGCGCGATGGCGGCCCTGCTCTTCACCGGCACCGCGACGGTCCCCCTGGTGGCGATCCTGTCGGTGGTCAACGGCGCCTCCACCGCGTTCGTGCTCCCGGCGATGCAGGGCATCATCCCGCAGCTGACCACCCCGGAGCACCTGCAGCAGGCGAACGCGATGCTGTCGTTCGTGCGGTCGGCCGTCACGATCGGCGGACCGGTCATCGCGGGTGTCGTGGTCGCGGCCGCCGGCCCCGCGTGGGCCATGGTGGTGCAGGCTGCGGGCTGGCTGGTCGCGATCCCGGTCCTCGCGCTCGTGAAGCTGCCTCCGCCCGCCGCGGAGGGCGGCACCACGATGTTCCACGACCTGCGGATCGGGTGGCACGAGTTCTGGAGCCGCAGTTGGCTGTGGACCATCGTGCTGGCCTTCATGATCATGAACGCGATCCACGTCGGGGCGTGGGGGGTGGTGGGGCCCTACATCGCGAAGAACGACGACCGGCTCGGCATCACCGGCTGGGGGTGGGTGCTCAGCGCGGAGGGCGTCGGGGTGCTGCTGATGACGGTGCTGCTGATGTGGGTGCCGCTGCGGCGTCCGCTGCGCTACGGGATGATCGGGATGGCCGCGTTCGCGATCCCGCTCACCGTGCTCGGCGTGCATCCCGGGGTGGTGCTGCTGGCGATGGCCGCGTTCCTCGCGGGGGCCGGAGCCGAGGTGTTCGCGACGGGCTGGAACCTCGCGATGATGGAGAACGTGCCCGGCGAGAAGCTCTCGCGCGTCGCCAGCTACGACATGCTGGGCAGCTTCGTGGTGATGCCGATCGGCACGCTCCTGTACGGCTGGCTGATCACCCAGGCCGATCCGGCCACCGTGCTGATCGCGTCCGGCGCGGTGTACGGCACGATCGCCCTCGCGACGCTCGCGGTCCCCAGCGTCTGGCGGATGGGACGACCGGCGGCGGCGGTCGCTCCGGCCCGCGCCGAGGTGGTGGATTCATAG
- a CDS encoding beta-N-acetylhexosaminidase: protein MVLPLELPLVPAPASATVGDGRLAITSTSRIHGSSPAAAQLAAAVERRTGLRLETAAEGPADIELRLDSGVAAAEGYTLRIDDRAVVTGADEAGLFYGVQTLLQLLREDAGGWALPHVEIADAPRFARRGVMLDVARHFFGVDDVKRFIDSTSALKYNHLHLHLSDDQGWRVHIDAWPLLTERAATTSVDGHPGGFYTKDDYREIVAYAATRHMIVIPEIDLPGHTHAIGVAYPELVEEPVLNDALVADSERLGQPLPVAGETYLGWGVGHSSVRIHEERTYNFVRDVVRELAETTPGPYIHIGGDESLGTPQADFDLFAERATAIVVAEGKTPVAWHEMGSAANIAEGTVGQYWGKTTPEGTHAAEAAHFVERGGALIMSAANVTYLDMKYTEDFPLGLTWAAIIDVRSAYEWEPTAVLDVPESAILGVEAPLWSETTRTLDEVEQLVFPRAAAQAEVAWSPREGAGRSWESFRARVGRLAPLWKAEGVDFHPAADIPWSER, encoded by the coding sequence ATGGTCCTTCCTCTCGAGCTCCCCCTCGTGCCCGCCCCCGCCTCCGCCACCGTCGGCGACGGCCGCCTCGCGATCACCTCCACGTCCCGCATCCACGGCTCCTCCCCCGCCGCCGCGCAGCTCGCCGCCGCGGTCGAGCGCCGCACCGGCCTGCGGCTGGAAACGGCCGCCGAAGGGCCGGCCGACATCGAGCTGCGCCTCGACAGCGGTGTCGCGGCTGCCGAGGGGTACACGCTGCGGATCGACGACCGCGCGGTGGTCACCGGCGCCGACGAGGCCGGGCTGTTCTACGGCGTCCAGACGCTGCTGCAGCTGCTGCGCGAGGACGCCGGAGGCTGGGCGCTGCCGCACGTGGAGATCGCCGACGCCCCGCGGTTCGCGCGCCGGGGCGTGATGCTCGACGTGGCGCGCCACTTCTTCGGCGTCGACGACGTGAAGCGCTTCATCGACAGCACGAGCGCCCTGAAGTACAACCACCTCCACCTGCACCTGAGCGACGACCAGGGCTGGCGGGTGCACATCGACGCCTGGCCGCTGCTGACCGAGCGTGCGGCCACGACCTCGGTCGACGGTCACCCCGGCGGCTTCTACACGAAGGACGACTACCGCGAGATCGTCGCCTACGCCGCGACGCGGCACATGATCGTGATCCCCGAGATCGACCTACCGGGACACACGCACGCGATCGGCGTCGCCTATCCGGAGCTCGTCGAGGAGCCGGTGCTGAACGACGCCCTCGTCGCCGACTCCGAGCGGCTCGGGCAGCCGCTCCCGGTCGCCGGCGAGACGTATCTCGGATGGGGGGTCGGCCACTCCAGCGTGCGCATCCACGAGGAGCGCACCTACAACTTCGTGCGCGACGTCGTCCGGGAGCTCGCCGAGACGACGCCCGGTCCATACATCCACATCGGCGGCGACGAGTCGCTCGGCACCCCGCAGGCCGACTTCGACCTGTTCGCCGAGCGCGCGACGGCGATCGTGGTCGCGGAGGGCAAGACCCCCGTCGCCTGGCACGAGATGGGCTCCGCCGCGAACATCGCCGAGGGGACCGTCGGACAGTACTGGGGCAAGACCACGCCGGAGGGCACGCACGCGGCGGAGGCCGCGCACTTCGTCGAGCGCGGTGGCGCGCTGATCATGTCCGCCGCGAACGTGACCTACCTCGACATGAAGTACACCGAGGACTTCCCGCTGGGGCTCACGTGGGCGGCGATCATCGATGTCCGCTCCGCCTACGAGTGGGAGCCGACCGCGGTGCTCGACGTGCCGGAGTCCGCGATCCTCGGCGTGGAGGCGCCCCTGTGGTCGGAGACCACCCGCACGCTCGACGAGGTCGAGCAGCTGGTGTTCCCCCGCGCGGCGGCCCAGGCCGAGGTCGCGTGGTCCCCGCGCGAGGGTGCCGGTCGGAGCTGGGAGTCGTTCCGGGCGCGGGTCGGACGACTCGCGCCGCTGTGGAAGGCTGAGGGGGTCGATTTCCACCCCGCCGCTGACATCCCCTGGAGCGAACGTTGA
- the glyA gene encoding serine hydroxymethyltransferase: protein MTDRYFNAPLAEVDPEIAQVLDRELKRQQTFLEMIASENFVPVSVLQSQGSVLTNKYAEGYPGRRYYGGCEEVDVAESLAIERAKSLFGAEFANVQPHSGASANAAVLHAIARPGDTLLGLSLDQGGHLTHGMKINFSGRLYDIVAYGVNPETSTIDMDEVRRLALEHKPKVIIAGWSAYPRTMDFAAFRAIADEVGAVLWVDMAHFAGLVAAGLHPNPVPHAHVVSSTVHKTIGGPRSGFILTNDADIAKKINSAVFPGQQGGPLMHVIAAKATAFKLAGTPEFKERQERVLRGAALIAERLSQQDVQDAGIAVRSGGTDVHLVLVDLRDAEIDGKQAEDLLHDIHITVNRNAVPNDPRPPMVTSGLRIGTPALATRGFGDAEFTEVADIIALALLPGADVEALRARVDALAAAFPLYPDLQQ, encoded by the coding sequence ATGACCGACCGTTACTTCAACGCCCCGCTCGCCGAGGTCGACCCGGAGATCGCCCAGGTCCTCGACCGCGAGCTGAAGCGTCAGCAGACCTTCCTCGAGATGATCGCCTCGGAGAACTTCGTCCCCGTCTCGGTGCTGCAGTCGCAGGGCTCCGTGCTGACCAACAAGTACGCCGAGGGCTACCCGGGCCGCCGCTACTACGGCGGGTGCGAAGAGGTCGACGTCGCCGAATCGCTCGCGATCGAGCGGGCCAAGAGCCTCTTCGGTGCCGAGTTCGCCAACGTCCAGCCGCACTCCGGCGCGTCCGCCAACGCGGCCGTGCTGCACGCGATCGCCCGCCCCGGCGACACGCTCCTGGGCCTCTCGCTCGACCAGGGCGGGCACCTCACGCACGGCATGAAGATCAACTTCTCCGGCCGCCTGTACGACATCGTCGCCTACGGCGTGAACCCCGAGACCTCGACCATCGACATGGACGAGGTGCGTCGCCTCGCGCTCGAGCACAAGCCGAAGGTGATCATCGCCGGCTGGTCGGCGTACCCGCGCACGATGGACTTCGCGGCCTTCCGCGCGATCGCCGACGAGGTCGGTGCGGTGCTGTGGGTCGACATGGCGCACTTCGCCGGCCTCGTCGCCGCGGGTCTGCACCCCAACCCGGTCCCGCACGCGCACGTCGTCTCCTCGACCGTGCACAAGACGATCGGCGGCCCCCGCTCCGGCTTCATCCTGACGAACGACGCCGACATCGCCAAGAAGATCAACAGCGCGGTGTTCCCGGGCCAGCAGGGCGGTCCGCTCATGCACGTGATCGCCGCCAAGGCCACCGCGTTCAAGCTCGCCGGCACCCCCGAGTTCAAGGAGCGGCAGGAGCGCGTGCTCCGCGGCGCCGCCCTCATCGCCGAGCGCCTGTCGCAGCAGGACGTGCAGGACGCGGGCATCGCCGTGCGCTCCGGCGGCACCGACGTGCACCTCGTGCTGGTCGACCTGCGCGACGCGGAGATCGACGGCAAGCAGGCGGAAGACCTCCTGCACGACATCCACATCACCGTGAACCGCAACGCCGTGCCGAACGACCCGCGTCCGCCGATGGTGACCTCGGGCCTGCGCATCGGCACCCCGGCGCTCGCGACGCGCGGCTTCGGCGACGCGGAGTTCACCGAGGTGGCCGACATCATCGCGCTCGCGCTGCTGCCCGGCGCCGACGTGGAGGCCCTGCGCGCCCGTGTGGACGCGCTCGCCGCCGCCTTCCCGCTCTACCCCGACCTGCAGCAGTAG